Within the Candidatus Babeliaceae bacterium genome, the region GTGTAAAAGATGTTCAATAATCGAGAAAGTATCGCAGCCCATTGAGCATTTTGCTATAGCAAACATGAGGGGCGTTGCACCATCTTGTGTTATTGAGTTAACATCGGCACCGCATTCTACTAATTTTTCTACGCTTTCTTTGTCTGCACGATCTATAGCATAGAACAGTTCTTCAGAGAGCATAATTACTTTGTCTTCTTGTAATTGCTTTGCGTCGCAGCAGCCCTTGTTTGATACATCTGTATCAAGAGCGTGATTATAGTGAGGGGCAAACAAGAAAGAACATGACAATAATACTACTACTTTTTTCATACCATCTCCTTTTTATTGGTAAAATTAAGCTTCACTAAAAACCGTATCACAAATGTTTTTGGAAGTCTAATGAGTTTTTATGGGTCATTTGTGTCTAAACTTAATGCGCTACAAGCAGCACCAATGTGGTAAAAAATAGTGTATAATTTTTGATGTTTAGTTTGTATATTATTGCATTTTAATGCTTTAAAATCTTGATGCGGATCATCTTGAAAACCAGCATTAAAATGCGACTTGATCGTATCTTTGTGGGCTACTGCTTTATACAATTCGCACTGCTCTATCCTTTTTTTGTCATTAAGATACAGCGCCTGTTTGTATTGCTTTTCTATAGTTTTTGGTGAGAATGGAGCATACGTGTCAAGAATATCTTGAACATCGCAGGATATTGTAACGTGTTTATGATGTATTGGCTGCTGTACATAACAGCGCGCCGCAAGCGCTTTAAGACTCGCAACATTGTCTTGATTATCTTGCATGCCGTAGGCTACAAAAAATATAAAAAGAATATAGAGCATTTTTTATGCAAAATGGTTGAGGAAAAATTTGTTATACAGTAATTCGAGGCCAACGTCTGTTGAGCCGCCATTTTTGTTATTGTAGTCTATCGTGTATAAAAAATCATGAGTTTGTGCCAGCTCTTTTATTTTATACTGACGCCAGTCTTTTTGCATAAATGAAAAGGGTAGACGTTTAACGTGTTTTCGTGCGGCTTCTGGGCCGTTCTTATGAGCTTCTTCGATAAAAAGTGTCGCTTGCCACAGTAAGTCAGACCACAAGTAAATCCAGAATTCATGTTCAAAATTTTCTTTGAGAGATTGCCATTCTTGCCAAAATTTTCTTTGATTTTTTTCAAAAAAGTATTGGCTCAGCGCGAAAGCGTTTTT harbors:
- a CDS encoding ankyrin repeat domain-containing protein — encoded protein: MKKVVVLLSCSFLFAPHYNHALDTDVSNKGCCDAKQLQEDKVIMLSEELFYAIDRADKESVEKLVECGADVNSITQDGATPLMFAIAKCSMGCDTFSIIEHLLHNNANPHATVSIDEKTYNVSEFSSLCAERCKIIHQECEKKLEALSATQPQNPEELSVIKRASDKWRSIHETMLVIKELLERE